The following proteins come from a genomic window of Lycium ferocissimum isolate CSIRO_LF1 chromosome 4, AGI_CSIRO_Lferr_CH_V1, whole genome shotgun sequence:
- the LOC132052937 gene encoding uncharacterized protein At5g39865, translated as MLVTRPKSKIWLNKNNNNSPNFSCPSFKDIQTLFSDDSNNNNSNSPIPTKKPNIFHRVRRVNAILRALTTRPGPESTRKSEPLIQIPGAEKKIVIYFTSLRVIRSTFDDCKAVRSILRSFRVSIDERDVSMDVGFMEELKNILGKKTKLSLPRVFIGGKYIGGAEEIRQLHEAGELKKYVEGLIPADFSTCEVCGGHRFVLCDECNGSHKCYSEKGGFRTCMGCNENGLIRCPSCYFAPLTLL; from the coding sequence ATGTTGGTAACTCGACCCAAATCAAAGATttggcttaacaaaaacaacaacaactcccCAAATTTCTCTTGCCCTTCTTTCAAAGACATCCAAACCCTTTTCTCAGACgattcaaataataataattccaACTCACCCATTCCCACTAAAAAACCCAACATATTCCACCGTGTTCGCCGTGTTAACGCTATCCTCCGTGCCTTAACAACCCGACCCGGACCCGAATCAACCCGTAAATCTGAGCCGTTGATTCAAATCCCAGGAGCTGAGAAAAAGATAGTGATCTACTTCACTAGCTTAAGGGTAATTCGTTCTACATTCGATGATTGCAAGGCCGTTCGATCAATTCTTCGTAGCTTTCGTGTTTCAATCGACGAACGAGATGTGTCTATGGATGTTGGGTTTATGGAAGAACTGAAAAACATATTGGGTAAAAAGACGAAATTGTCCTTGCCAAGAGTTTTTATTGGAGGGAAGTACATTGGTGGGGCTGAGGAGATTCGTCAATTACATGAAGCTGGTGAGTTGAAGAAGTATGTTGAAGGGTTAATTCCAGCTGATTTTAGTACGTGTGAAGTGTGTGGGGGACATAGATTTGTACTATGTGATGAATGTAATGGAAGTCACAAGTGTTATAGTGAGAAAGGTGGATTTAGAACTTGTATGGGTTGTAATGAGAATGGTTTAATCAGGTGCCCTTCTTGTTATTTTGCACCACTTACACTACTTTGA
- the LOC132052938 gene encoding serine/threonine-protein kinase STY17-like has protein sequence MSAALECWSSRASMEEDMVEQILMSNNDRSEAPPENGCSATGSGKESSAMQKRLQRLSRNVSEAIASLKNSLNIESGRDPNPNPDRVETCRKHVWGSVVRGLTQLYPGSQLPEKLVSNIRKHYDSFPLSYGQAGFEMKDVFLHIRLIEQASAEDHPAIMIQEVSDDEVQGSIFKLTFACNSSISWPAMSGALDSASICCKKIQIFEKKGFTLGVVMLLVQSGKEKMFKARIENVLKSAIKKPKSTSMKKLPFGLCGNQEENTKNREYGDIEEDSGQPTYRNGFENSSPKVQLQLPLPTSLFTVSVDEWQTVLSGGEEIGKWLLSSDNLEFIDQIGPSTFKGVYKGKKVTIEKLRGCDKGIAYEFVLRKDLLELMTCGHKSLLQFFGVCINENHGLCVLTKLMEGGSVYDLLLKKKKLQTKEIMRIATDVAEGIKFMNDHGVAYRDLNTQRILLDKNGNVCLGDMGIVAACRSIDEAMEYETDGYRWLAPEIIAGDPESVRETWMSNVYSFGMIMWELVAGEVAYSAYSPVQAAVGIAACGLRPEIPKDCPQVLRSLMIKCWDNCPSNRPQFTEILSTLVRSSSNSNSKTR, from the exons ATGTCAGCAGCATTAGAATGCTGGTCCAGTAGAGCAAGTATGGAAGAAGACATGGTTGAACAAATCCTAATGTCCAACAATGACAGATCAGAAGCCCCGCCGGAAAACGGCTGCTCAGCCACCGGCTCCGGCAAAGAGTCTTCGGCGATGCAGAAGCGGCTACAACGGCTTAGCCGTAACGTATCGGAAGCCATTGCGTCGTTGAAAAACTCGCTTAATATCGAATCGGGTCGTGACCCGAACCCGAATCCGGACCGGGTTGAGACGTGTAGGAAGCATGTATGGGGAAGTGTAGTAAGGGGATTGACTCAGCTTTATCCTGGTAGTCAACTTCCTGAGAAGCTTGTTTCTAATATTCGCAAGCATTATGACTCTTTTCCACTCAG CTATGGGCAAGCTGGATTTGAAATGAAGGATGTATTTCTACATATTAGATTGATAGAGCAGGCATCCGCAGAGGACCACCCAGCCATTATGATACAAGAAGTGTCTGATGATGAAGTCCAAGGATCGATTTTCAAGTTGACATTTGCATGTAACTCCTCTATTTCGTGGCCAGCAATGTCCGGGGCGCTCGACAGCGCCTCAATTTGCTGTAAAAAGATACAGATCTTTGAAAAGAAAGGTTTTACATTGGGGGTTGTGATGCTTTTGGTTCAATCTGGGAAAGAAAAAATGTTTAAAGCTCGTATCGAGAATGTTCTTAAATCCGCCATTAAGAAGCCAAAATCTACTTCAATGAAGAAGCTACCGTTTGGGCTTTGTGGGAATCAAGAAGAGAACACAAAGAACAGAGAATATGGAGACATCGAAGAGGACTCTGGGCAGCCAACTTACAGAAATGGGTTCGAGAATTCGAGCCCAAAGGTCCAGCTTCAACTGCCTCTACCTACTTCTTTGTTTACAGTCTCGGTGGATGAATGGCAGACTGTATTATCTGGTGGGGAAGAGATTGGAAAGTGGTTATTGAGCTCTGATAATCTTGAATTCATTGATCAGATTGGACCTAGTACATTCAAAGGGGTATACAAGGGAAAAAAAGTTACGATTGAGAAGCTCAGGGGGTGTGACAAAGGAATTGCCTACGAGTTTGTGCTTCGAAAAGATTTGTTGGAGCTGATGACTTGCGGCCACAAGAGTTTATTGCAGTTCTTTGGTGTTTGCATCAATGAAAATCATGGCTTGTGTGTTCTGACTAAGTTGATGGAAGGTGGATCAGTTTATGACTTGTtgctaaagaaaaagaaactccAAACTAAAGAAATAATGAGGATTGCCACTGATGTAGCTGAAGGAATCAAGTTCATGAATGATCATGGAGTTGCATATAGAGATCTCAATACTCAGAGGATCTTATTAGACAAAAATGGGAATGTTTGCTTGGGTGATATGGGCATAGTAGCTGCTTGCAGGAGTATTGACGAGGCCATGGAGTATGAGACTGATGGTTATAGATGGCTAGCTCCTGAG ATAATTGCAGGTGACCCTGAAAGTGTTAGAGAGACTTGGATGAGTAATGTATATAGTTTTGGAATGATTATGTGGGAATTGGTGGCTGGCGAGGTAGCGTATTCTGCTTACTCGCCAGTACAAGCTGCTGTTGGAATTGCTGCTTGTGGGCTTAGACCTGAAATTCCAAAGGATTGCCCACAAGTTTTGAGATCTCTTATGATAAAGTGTTGGGACAATTGTCCTTCAAATCGTCCTCAGTTCACGGAAATTCTGTCAACATTGGTACGTTCCAGCAGTAATAGCAACAGTAAGACTAGGTAA